A portion of the Rubritalea squalenifaciens DSM 18772 genome contains these proteins:
- a CDS encoding GH25 family lysozyme — protein sequence MCRHFPILFLLSLISVSCGGLEYGKVSYSDSPKVINVSHYDPKEKQRSGRSYTPLNQAALRANGAHGLIARCAKGPTLDTKCADFLVGAERQGMLLGSYYYLLPDSDPHYHAHRFIKRLRSIKASRGLRTDRILLVADIHTDCSISRAVHFVSEIKSITGKYPVIYIENGPGIRARLNAASAREKSILRQCPYWLALYSDKHAGLETPLRLTQASGIWSNWVMWQYGGVWWKNGRSVPHNYHRGSWHTPKYFGNLDRPIERSGFNGSTSELYSFWNSRAWKW from the coding sequence ATGTGTCGCCATTTCCCCATCCTCTTTTTATTGTCACTGATCTCCGTCTCCTGCGGCGGGCTCGAATACGGAAAAGTCTCCTACTCGGACTCACCCAAAGTCATCAATGTCTCCCACTATGACCCCAAGGAGAAACAGCGCTCCGGGAGGTCCTACACGCCTCTGAACCAAGCCGCGCTACGTGCGAATGGAGCACATGGCCTGATTGCCCGCTGCGCCAAGGGCCCTACCTTGGATACCAAGTGCGCTGACTTTCTGGTAGGGGCAGAGCGGCAAGGCATGCTATTGGGCTCCTACTACTATCTGTTGCCTGACTCAGATCCCCACTACCATGCGCATCGCTTTATCAAGCGACTACGCTCAATCAAGGCTTCACGCGGTCTGCGTACGGACCGGATTCTTCTGGTGGCAGATATCCACACGGACTGCAGCATCAGCCGGGCTGTCCACTTTGTCTCTGAGATCAAAAGCATCACAGGCAAATACCCCGTGATCTATATCGAGAACGGACCAGGCATACGGGCCAGACTCAATGCCGCCAGTGCCCGTGAAAAATCCATCCTCCGCCAATGCCCCTACTGGCTGGCACTGTACTCAGACAAACATGCCGGCTTAGAAACCCCGCTCAGACTCACCCAAGCATCCGGCATCTGGTCCAATTGGGTCATGTGGCAGTACGGTGGAGTCTGGTGGAAGAACGGACGCTCCGTTCCCCACAACTATCACCGTGGCAGCTGGCACACCCCCAAGTATTTCGGTAATCTGGACCGCCCGATAGAACGTAGCGGATTCAATGGCTCTACTTCTGAACTGTATTCGTTCTGGAATTCCCGCGCCTGGAAGTGGTAA
- a CDS encoding LamB/YcsF family protein, with the protein MIKHILINCDLGEWETSEKTASLMDHIHLANIACGGHAGSKETIQYCDSLARQKGVLTGAHPGIMGNKGRTLPMGFTHEDFVHLIENQIQFYLDAGAYLHHIKLHGALYHLSEQDTSIRNTLLDYVASHDTKIVCLAGGAVARAAQDRNLPILQEAFLDRNYLPDGQLVPRDSDNAHIHDLDQIKARIEKLDQKGTLEDVDGNPLPVTVDTLCIHSDSPNSQEMARIAINALT; encoded by the coding sequence ATGATTAAACATATCCTCATCAATTGCGATCTCGGCGAATGGGAAACCTCCGAGAAGACAGCCAGCCTGATGGATCATATCCACTTGGCTAACATCGCCTGCGGAGGCCATGCAGGCAGCAAGGAAACTATCCAGTATTGTGACAGCCTAGCCCGCCAAAAAGGCGTCCTGACCGGAGCTCATCCCGGCATCATGGGGAACAAGGGCCGAACACTACCCATGGGCTTCACTCATGAAGACTTTGTCCACCTGATAGAGAACCAAATTCAATTCTACCTCGATGCCGGTGCTTATCTGCACCACATCAAACTCCATGGCGCCCTCTACCACCTTAGTGAACAAGATACCTCAATCCGTAATACGCTGCTAGACTATGTAGCGAGTCACGATACTAAAATCGTTTGTCTCGCGGGTGGAGCTGTAGCTAGAGCCGCTCAGGATAGGAATCTCCCCATTCTCCAAGAAGCATTTTTAGACAGAAACTATCTCCCCGATGGCCAGCTGGTACCGCGGGACTCTGACAATGCTCACATTCACGACCTAGATCAAATCAAGGCTAGGATCGAAAAGCTTGACCAAAAAGGAACCCTCGAGGACGTGGACGGCAATCCCCTCCCGGTAACTGTTGACACTCTCTGCATCCACTCAGATTCGCCTAACAGCCAAGAAATGGCACGCATCGCCATCAACGCGCTTACTTGA
- a CDS encoding biotin-dependent carboxyltransferase family protein, which translates to MTKPIAIAKTTGVGLSYQDLGRHGWTQYGVAPAGAMDKHAFSIANKLLDNHPNDLCLEMTLGCVSLHFLADTWISLSGAARCDQLPRWSARRVKAGDQVIIHPAKFGIWSYLAIPGGFSAPSQFGSASRHERSALGQAIFQNSEINWNAKSDPYPGIAARYMHSSEIRDYSTPPAIRVFPGPHEIPQAILDQLFSDTWSVSPQSDRTGFRLDGTTLDFKPSIRSLPVLPGTIQLPPSGQPIVTLNDGPTCGGYPILGIIHPEDLSYFVQHAPEASVHFTQCPNP; encoded by the coding sequence ATGACTAAACCTATCGCCATCGCAAAGACCACAGGAGTCGGCCTCAGCTATCAGGATCTTGGCCGCCACGGCTGGACCCAGTATGGAGTAGCCCCGGCTGGAGCCATGGATAAACATGCCTTCAGCATTGCTAACAAACTACTCGATAATCACCCTAATGATCTCTGTCTGGAAATGACACTGGGGTGCGTCAGTTTGCACTTTCTTGCCGATACTTGGATTTCCCTGTCTGGAGCGGCGCGCTGTGACCAACTCCCCCGCTGGTCAGCCCGCAGAGTCAAAGCTGGCGACCAGGTCATCATTCATCCAGCCAAATTTGGAATCTGGAGTTATCTCGCTATTCCCGGCGGCTTCTCAGCCCCCTCACAGTTTGGCAGCGCGTCCAGACATGAACGATCCGCACTAGGCCAGGCCATCTTCCAGAATTCTGAAATCAATTGGAATGCCAAGTCAGATCCCTACCCGGGCATCGCCGCACGTTACATGCACTCCTCAGAAATCAGAGACTATTCCACACCGCCAGCGATCCGGGTATTCCCGGGCCCCCACGAGATCCCTCAAGCAATTCTCGATCAGCTCTTCTCGGACACCTGGTCAGTTTCCCCGCAGTCTGATCGGACAGGCTTCCGACTCGACGGTACAACTCTCGACTTCAAACCCAGTATCCGCAGTCTACCGGTACTGCCCGGCACCATTCAACTACCTCCATCTGGGCAACCTATCGTCACCTTGAACGATGGCCCCACATGCGGAGGCTACCCGATACTTGGTATCATCCATCCAGAGGACCTTTCTTACTTCGTCCAGCATGCTCCCGAAGCATCCGTCCACTTCACCCAATGCCCAAACCCATGA
- a CDS encoding DUF7594 domain-containing protein, with protein sequence MLTRSLSLIILCLATIVPTLTAQTIVDVPVSADTWVNDARPTRTYGDSSKMRLKSSGKIGFLQFDVEGIPGTILSAELHLYALSTTSEITIHDVADDTWDEKQLMWDNKPDITTLATATGSTTANSYTSYDLGNLITMNGLHSLALQTSSTSFVDLGTREASQGAFLRITYDNSNEAPEGKDDEFYVIHDTARTISQPGVLSNDTDANDDAITAVLESTTTKGSLALSADGSFVYTPTPGQYGTDSFTYRVSDGNFQSDPVTVTLYLRGRAILLSDAERDQLENDLGITLGLNQELDLIWAVDPPPADSSRLDQAHARIEQHRKSDFTLQIMDANGNALQNAAIHASLKKRKFRFGGVLSLKHFASADTDGHHGQAYKDKIKTYFDAVGLMNGLKPKLRGGFEEYLPDFFDWCSNHDVPVRGHLLLWPGGSHLSADIEAKTTAIEESEDPTEIATLTDELRTLVDNEITSWAAKWDVYEWDVLNEILSNQRLQNIFGDAEMIRWYNLAEQNKVNPDADLLLNDFQIISGKNENRIATYKERLDYLINNGAPITAIGFQSRFKWQQEDPETLYDRLEQFSSYNMSLVGTEFEIKTTPDVFEPDEYLRARMTAEIMTSYFSHPKVTALFAWDFGKDYSERALIDQNGDPKLNGLVWYYLSRIRFNTSADTNSNTGTAQFRGIHGEYEITIEHEGRSYSTTINLLDNNTQAITIPFAAAESREYSVEADTFAFENNPDLSPENWQRLELRTQADGPYTRIAFLRFDLHGLHGTNVSTILKLYSELGRDSLSVHLVEDSSWNAQNLNWNNKPALGTKLTTVSLQDEAWTEIPLTLSQGNSGYLTLALVNDNDTLAKISSSESSNPPSLLVTNTFEDNDLDGQSDLLDDDDDNDKLPDSYEARHGLDYLNITDGNADHDLDGVSTALEFVLGLSASQAGDSPVNIEHSADGTTTLAYQLRQNEDLTGGTLSLEFSTELTSWQPLNETNLSSAGLSPLWQQSSKANPDGDLETFNIQLPDCEQIFIRAKVQTSP encoded by the coding sequence ATGCTCACCCGCTCACTAAGCCTGATTATTCTATGCCTGGCCACGATTGTCCCTACGCTCACAGCACAGACCATCGTCGATGTTCCTGTATCTGCTGACACTTGGGTCAATGACGCGCGACCGACGAGGACCTACGGTGACAGCAGCAAGATGCGGCTGAAGTCCTCTGGTAAAATCGGCTTCCTCCAGTTTGACGTAGAGGGCATTCCCGGAACCATTCTCTCAGCCGAGCTTCACCTCTACGCCCTAAGCACGACGAGTGAAATCACGATCCACGATGTTGCAGACGACACATGGGATGAGAAACAGCTCATGTGGGACAACAAGCCGGACATCACCACTCTAGCCACAGCCACAGGCAGCACTACAGCGAATAGCTATACTTCCTACGACCTCGGCAACTTGATCACCATGAACGGCCTTCACAGTCTGGCCCTGCAAACCAGCAGTACCAGTTTCGTGGACCTCGGAACACGAGAAGCCTCACAAGGCGCCTTCCTTCGAATCACCTATGATAACAGCAATGAGGCCCCCGAGGGGAAAGATGATGAGTTTTATGTGATCCATGACACCGCCCGCACTATCAGCCAGCCTGGTGTACTCAGTAATGATACGGATGCCAATGATGACGCCATCACCGCCGTTCTTGAGTCCACCACAACCAAAGGCAGCCTCGCTCTCAGTGCCGACGGCTCATTCGTCTACACTCCGACTCCCGGTCAGTACGGCACGGATAGTTTCACCTACCGGGTCAGTGATGGGAATTTCCAGTCAGATCCCGTAACCGTCACCCTCTATCTTCGTGGGCGCGCGATTCTTCTCAGTGACGCCGAGAGAGACCAATTGGAGAACGATCTAGGCATTACGCTAGGCCTGAACCAAGAGCTCGATCTCATTTGGGCGGTCGATCCACCACCTGCCGACAGTAGTCGTCTGGATCAGGCGCATGCCAGGATAGAACAACACCGTAAGTCTGACTTCACTCTTCAGATCATGGACGCAAACGGCAATGCCCTCCAGAACGCCGCCATCCATGCCAGCCTCAAGAAACGGAAGTTCCGCTTTGGTGGCGTGCTCAGCCTCAAGCATTTTGCCTCGGCAGATACAGATGGCCACCACGGCCAGGCCTATAAGGACAAAATTAAAACTTACTTTGATGCCGTCGGCCTGATGAACGGCCTGAAACCCAAGCTAAGAGGTGGATTCGAGGAATACCTGCCAGACTTCTTCGACTGGTGTTCCAATCATGATGTCCCGGTTCGCGGCCACCTTCTCCTGTGGCCCGGAGGTTCACACCTCAGTGCAGACATCGAAGCCAAGACGACAGCCATCGAGGAAAGTGAAGACCCCACCGAGATTGCCACCCTCACAGATGAGCTGCGTACCTTGGTAGACAATGAAATCACCAGCTGGGCTGCCAAGTGGGATGTCTATGAGTGGGATGTCCTCAATGAGATCCTCTCTAACCAGCGACTGCAAAACATCTTTGGGGATGCGGAAATGATCCGTTGGTACAATCTGGCCGAGCAAAACAAAGTCAACCCAGACGCTGATCTCCTGCTCAATGACTTCCAGATCATTTCCGGTAAAAACGAAAACCGCATCGCCACCTACAAGGAGCGCCTGGATTACTTGATAAACAACGGGGCTCCCATCACAGCCATAGGCTTCCAATCCAGATTCAAGTGGCAGCAGGAAGATCCAGAAACCCTCTATGACCGTCTCGAACAGTTCTCCAGCTACAACATGAGCCTGGTAGGTACGGAATTCGAGATCAAGACTACGCCGGATGTCTTTGAGCCAGATGAGTACCTGCGCGCACGTATGACCGCCGAGATCATGACCTCCTACTTTTCCCACCCTAAGGTGACAGCGCTCTTTGCCTGGGACTTTGGCAAGGACTACAGCGAGCGCGCACTCATCGATCAGAATGGAGACCCGAAACTCAATGGACTGGTCTGGTACTACCTCAGCCGCATCCGCTTCAACACTTCGGCGGACACCAACAGCAATACAGGAACCGCTCAATTCAGAGGCATTCATGGAGAGTACGAAATCACCATTGAGCACGAGGGTCGCTCTTATAGCACCACCATCAACCTGTTAGACAATAACACACAAGCTATCACCATTCCTTTCGCCGCTGCCGAAAGCCGGGAATACTCCGTTGAAGCAGACACTTTCGCCTTTGAGAACAACCCGGACTTAAGCCCGGAGAACTGGCAGCGCCTCGAACTGAGGACACAAGCAGATGGCCCATACACGCGCATCGCCTTCCTGCGCTTTGACTTGCACGGTCTGCACGGCACAAATGTATCCACAATTCTCAAGCTCTATTCAGAACTAGGCAGAGACTCTCTCTCGGTCCACCTTGTAGAAGACTCCAGCTGGAACGCTCAGAACCTGAACTGGAACAACAAGCCCGCACTAGGCACAAAACTAACAACCGTCAGTTTACAGGATGAAGCCTGGACAGAAATACCACTCACACTCTCTCAAGGTAATTCAGGCTACCTCACCTTGGCTCTGGTGAATGACAATGACACCCTCGCGAAGATATCCTCCTCAGAGTCATCGAACCCTCCAAGCTTGTTAGTCACAAACACCTTTGAAGACAACGATCTCGATGGCCAATCTGATCTACTAGACGACGATGATGATAATGACAAGCTCCCGGACAGCTACGAAGCTAGACACGGCCTGGACTACCTCAATATCACGGATGGCAATGCAGACCATGATCTCGACGGAGTAAGCACGGCACTCGAGTTTGTACTCGGCCTCTCTGCCAGCCAAGCTGGCGACTCCCCGGTAAACATCGAACACTCAGCCGATGGCACCACCACTCTTGCCTACCAGCTCAGACAGAACGAGGATCTGACTGGGGGCACGCTTTCACTGGAGTTCTCTACAGAGCTGACTTCCTGGCAGCCTCTCAATGAAACGAATCTGAGCAGCGCAGGTCTATCCCCACTATGGCAACAATCCTCCAAGGCGAACCCTGACGGAGACCTGGAGACCTTCAATATTCAGCTTCCAGATTGCGAGCAAATCTTCATCCGTGCCAAAGTCCAGACGAGCCCTTAA
- a CDS encoding DUF3127 domain-containing protein produces MFELSGKIKVIEDTQSFSSGFTKREFVLTTSDSKYPQDIKFETVKDKTSMLDKLSVGQEITVSFDIRGNEYNGRYYVNLNCWKIQAGGAQPAAKAPVKEPNFDNPFGDEEEPSADELRGNYDDDDIPF; encoded by the coding sequence ATGTTCGAACTTAGCGGCAAAATCAAAGTTATCGAGGACACTCAAAGCTTCAGCAGTGGCTTTACCAAGCGTGAATTCGTCCTCACCACCAGCGACTCCAAGTACCCTCAGGACATCAAGTTCGAGACTGTCAAAGACAAGACCAGCATGCTGGACAAGCTCTCCGTAGGCCAAGAGATTACTGTCAGCTTCGACATCAGAGGCAATGAGTACAATGGTCGCTACTATGTGAACCTTAACTGCTGGAAGATCCAAGCCGGTGGTGCCCAGCCAGCGGCAAAAGCCCCGGTTAAGGAGCCAAACTTTGACAACCCGTTTGGTGATGAAGAAGAGCCATCCGCAGATGAGCTGCGTGGCAACTACGATGACGACGACATCCCGTTTTAA
- a CDS encoding SHD1 domain-containing protein, which produces MKTNQVVVLSAIFCGLWPWIAVAAERQWTSKAGTKVEAELIQQNGDVVTLKMQNGREIQVKASDLSEADQAFLEGQKSQTAEVVSGSQKRLPVLASGEGKGLYALYRGDDYVARVSKSGSMKIHPIVDGKVNEKWFISIDVDIYEQQANDREKFWFESFEDYAQAAENPSQVRFVGTRRGGTTCEVIYGFEKNAVTTWFRADPSQELQSKDNMVYRVRHFVGKTTDMDASEKFSKRCRVKQEMIDGNKRKYNFWETLKFGGESKEIEIDGPMLGKHKMVFKRGGSESVKFSPYQYGESPLSGGFAIYMYKPDPTTKDHDAEKVTITIK; this is translated from the coding sequence ATGAAAACGAATCAGGTGGTGGTATTATCGGCGATATTTTGTGGTTTGTGGCCATGGATAGCAGTAGCAGCCGAGCGGCAATGGACGAGCAAGGCGGGAACCAAGGTGGAAGCTGAACTGATTCAGCAGAATGGCGATGTGGTGACCCTGAAGATGCAAAACGGTCGAGAAATTCAGGTGAAGGCCTCTGATCTGAGTGAGGCGGATCAAGCGTTTCTGGAGGGGCAGAAGAGTCAAACTGCGGAGGTGGTCAGTGGTTCTCAGAAGAGATTGCCAGTGTTGGCCAGCGGTGAAGGTAAGGGGCTGTACGCTCTCTACCGCGGTGATGACTATGTGGCGAGAGTGAGCAAGTCAGGGAGCATGAAGATCCATCCCATCGTGGATGGTAAAGTGAATGAGAAATGGTTCATCAGCATTGATGTAGATATCTATGAACAACAGGCCAATGACCGGGAGAAATTCTGGTTTGAGAGTTTTGAAGACTATGCCCAAGCAGCAGAGAACCCCTCACAAGTCCGCTTTGTCGGTACCAGGCGCGGAGGTACGACCTGTGAAGTGATCTATGGTTTTGAGAAAAATGCGGTGACCACCTGGTTTCGTGCAGACCCGAGCCAAGAACTCCAGTCAAAGGACAATATGGTGTATCGAGTACGCCATTTCGTGGGTAAAACCACGGACATGGACGCCAGTGAAAAGTTTTCCAAGCGTTGCCGGGTGAAGCAGGAAATGATCGACGGGAACAAGCGGAAATATAATTTCTGGGAGACGCTGAAATTTGGAGGTGAAAGTAAGGAGATAGAGATCGACGGCCCGATGCTCGGTAAACACAAGATGGTGTTTAAGCGTGGTGGCAGTGAGTCGGTCAAATTCTCGCCCTACCAGTATGGGGAGTCACCGCTATCCGGCGGTTTTGCGATCTACATGTACAAGCCGGATCCAACAACCAAGGATCACGACGCTGAAAAAGTCACGATTACCATCAAGTAA
- a CDS encoding 5-oxoprolinase subunit B family protein, which translates to MLSLTPFGPSAWLVLHPDHSKLKALGRALEQEAPADFVDYTLGYESLLILFRVPVPEAVVRVYLDSLTLDASEDTASTHHHIPVSYDGPDLEDTAKALKLTCEELIQLHSSALYQVRFLGFSPGFPYLDGLPERIHLPRRSSPRPRMNPGAVAIGGGHASIYSIASPGGWHWLGNTNFPVFDPQKNDESAFALKSGDTLTFIPQND; encoded by the coding sequence ATGTTATCTCTCACGCCATTCGGGCCCAGCGCCTGGCTCGTTCTGCACCCTGATCACTCCAAGCTCAAAGCCCTAGGTAGGGCCCTGGAACAGGAAGCACCCGCAGACTTTGTAGATTACACTCTTGGCTATGAGTCACTACTGATCCTCTTCCGAGTCCCAGTGCCCGAGGCAGTCGTGAGAGTTTATCTGGATTCCCTGACTTTAGACGCTTCCGAAGACACAGCCTCCACGCATCACCACATCCCGGTAAGCTATGACGGCCCAGACCTGGAGGACACAGCCAAAGCGCTGAAACTAACTTGTGAGGAATTAATTCAGCTTCACTCATCTGCGCTCTATCAGGTGCGCTTCCTCGGCTTTAGCCCCGGCTTCCCTTACCTAGATGGACTACCCGAACGCATTCACCTTCCTCGCCGTAGTTCACCCAGACCTCGCATGAACCCTGGTGCTGTGGCTATTGGGGGAGGTCACGCCAGCATCTACAGCATCGCCAGCCCTGGTGGCTGGCATTGGCTAGGCAACACAAACTTTCCCGTCTTCGACCCCCAAAAAAATGATGAGTCCGCCTTTGCCCTAAAGTCTGGTGACACTCTAACTTTCATCCCCCAGAATGACTAA
- a CDS encoding 6-bladed beta-propeller has translation MKFTAITTALCSLTLLGVAHAHEGHEHPPKGKEITEVIRTGNGQFTYETVPGFGKLPENAKLGPTHGGVAVDKDGLIYVSTDGEKSMCVFKPDGTFVRAIASEARGIHGMQMVTEGDKQFIYGAQLNAYGNRQLKEKTKLRAVKVDLEGNVVMEIPNEKTGEIQGGTRGITGIAVAPDGSIFVSMGYGSNLIHKFDKEGKLLKSFGGRGAGENKFKTCHGLGIDTRFGEPRLLVCDRENRRLVHLDLEGNWIGVHSTHLRRPCSVSFFGDYCAVAELEARVVILDKNGTPVSFVGDNPNKKQWAGFGVKPEDQTLGIFTAPHGLSFDKEGNLYVQDWNATGRVSKMQLVK, from the coding sequence ATGAAATTCACAGCAATAACGACAGCTCTCTGTAGTCTCACCCTGCTAGGTGTGGCTCACGCTCACGAAGGACACGAGCACCCGCCAAAGGGTAAGGAAATCACGGAAGTGATTCGTACCGGTAATGGTCAGTTCACTTATGAGACCGTTCCAGGATTTGGTAAGCTTCCAGAAAATGCCAAGCTCGGACCTACACATGGTGGAGTGGCTGTGGATAAAGATGGCCTCATTTATGTGAGTACGGATGGTGAAAAGTCCATGTGCGTCTTCAAGCCGGATGGCACCTTTGTGAGAGCCATTGCTTCTGAAGCCCGTGGTATCCATGGCATGCAGATGGTGACCGAGGGAGACAAGCAGTTCATTTACGGAGCTCAGCTCAACGCTTATGGTAACAGACAGTTGAAGGAGAAAACCAAACTGCGTGCCGTGAAGGTGGACCTGGAAGGCAATGTTGTCATGGAAATTCCCAATGAAAAGACTGGTGAAATTCAGGGGGGAACGAGAGGGATCACAGGAATTGCTGTGGCTCCAGACGGCTCTATTTTCGTGAGCATGGGCTACGGTTCTAACCTCATTCACAAGTTTGATAAGGAAGGTAAGCTGCTTAAGTCTTTCGGTGGCCGTGGTGCTGGTGAGAACAAGTTCAAGACTTGTCACGGACTCGGTATCGATACTCGTTTCGGTGAGCCACGTCTCCTCGTTTGTGACCGCGAGAACCGCCGTTTGGTTCACCTGGACCTCGAGGGTAACTGGATCGGCGTACACTCCACACATCTGCGTCGTCCTTGCTCAGTCTCATTCTTCGGTGATTACTGTGCCGTAGCTGAGCTGGAAGCTCGCGTGGTGATTCTCGACAAGAACGGCACTCCTGTCTCCTTCGTGGGGGACAACCCGAACAAGAAGCAGTGGGCTGGTTTTGGCGTGAAGCCGGAAGACCAGACTCTGGGTATCTTTACGGCGCCTCATGGCTTGAGTTTTGACAAAGAGGGCAACCTCTACGTGCAGGACTGGAATGCTACTGGCCGCGTCAGCAAGATGCAGTTGGTGAAGTAA